From Meles meles chromosome 5, mMelMel3.1 paternal haplotype, whole genome shotgun sequence, one genomic window encodes:
- the DEFB113 gene encoding beta-defensin 113 — MKILCIFLTFVFTVSCGPSVSQKKTKEDAEKKIECYLVRGACKTSCNTWEYIYNYCSTEPCCVVREYQKPVLKPVNTTGDTL, encoded by the exons ATGAAGATACTTTGTATTTTCCTGACCTTTGTCTTCACTGTGTCTTGTGGTCCATCAG tttcacagaaaaaaacaaaagaagatgcagagaaaaaaatagaatgttacCTTGTTCGTGGTGCTTGCAAGACTTCATGCAACACTTGGGAGTATATATACAATTACTGCAGTACAGAGCCCTGCTGTGTTGTGCGGGAATACCAAAAGCCAGTTCTTAAACCTGTCAATACCACAGGGGATACACTGTAA
- the LOC123941396 gene encoding beta-defensin 110-like, whose amino-acid sequence MTYMSSLPAARSDMEPKYRFQRCERVKGRCKTFCDDDEYDYGSCIKWRYQCCI is encoded by the coding sequence ATGACTTATATGTCTTCTTTGCCTGCAGCCAGAAGTGACATGGAGCCCAAGTATCGATTTCAGAGATGTGAAAGAGTGAAAGGAAGATGTAAAACATTTTGTGATGATGATGAATATGATTACGGATCCTGCATTAAATGGAGATATCAGTGCTGCATATAA